From Terriglobales bacterium:
GTACGGCATTTGGTGCGAGACTGTTATCTCCTGTAGTCAAACCAGAACTCCACCGAAACCTTTGAGCCTGAGTAATCAGGCGGTAGCGGCCCGAAGGTGTCAATGCGCTTCAGTGCACGCAAGGCCGATTGATCGAGCGACGGCACGCCGCTGGACTGCTCGACCTCGATATTGGCGGGCTGGCCGCTGCGCAGGATGTCGAAAGTCACGTACACCCGGCGCGCCGAGCCGATGGACGGGTCCACTTCGTACTTCAGCCAGTTCTCGGACACCTTGCGGCGCACCACGTCCACGTACCAGGCGTAGCGCGAGCCGAAATCACCGCCCGGACCGGTGAAGCCGAACCCGCCTTTGGCGCCGCGCGCCTCAAAGACGCCGTAAGGACCGCTCACCGGCCCGCCCTTACCAAAGGGAATCACGTTGGACTGCGGCGGCGCGACCGGCTTCGGTTTCACCGGCTTTTCGCGCGCGTTGGGCTCGGGGATGGGCACGGCCTCCGGTTCCTGTTCCTTCTCACGAGGCAGCGACT
This genomic window contains:
- a CDS encoding TonB family protein, encoding MAVSADIYLERDPWERSVALSVALHGFFFGGMLLYAALFGGFHGENWGGAGGGGALSATLVSNVPIPRPPAETEQVLANESAGLSESLPREKEQEPEAVPIPEPNAREKPVKPKPVAPPQSNVIPFGKGGPVSGPYGVFEARGAKGGFGFTGPGGDFGSRYAWYVDVVRRKVSENWLKYEVDPSIGSARRVYVTFDILRSGQPANIEVEQSSGVPSLDQSALRALKRIDTFGPLPPDYSGSKVSVEFWFDYRR